A genome region from Arachis duranensis cultivar V14167 chromosome 6, aradu.V14167.gnm2.J7QH, whole genome shotgun sequence includes the following:
- the LOC107472265 gene encoding uncharacterized protein LOC107472265, producing the protein MTLKRQSFRLRIPWPFAPIGGPSTERPRRPKGKTKSTKDSDTDVPIQRAPSPPPKPPIIEIPEKPTTTSVMIESSVPSPSKASTPYHTPQPSPSKTSTPFHTPSPSPLLQHSIVSSSPKTPPKLATQETTRPEQEEENKDVSEPKIMSIEPQDSQQQVSKTEPASNQPPTSQLPPLAEPTSEALKRDTEERTLPALPDSEEEEEKIVEAVSEFEPVPQETETKAKSPLKTIPNSPQMPTQPPDFKSQTSFKPSSPVSKTEPTFDEPPPPQLPPLAARTSEALMRDADERTLPALPSSQGEKEKIVEAVSELEPVPQEFEPETSFKSSSPISKTEPTFDQPSIQESTLPSLLASQETESKAVSFHHEPTSDQSLLALPKEAELKMKSPLNTIPKLPEESSRHEMEQTTSTEKKFDLHGAAESSKPSLKPQSKLLEPQEKEKEVHEHVKARKSKGISTSQPILHTIASSSGTKSNKDPFSEVFRPRCRTQRVVERNLMFATSKFMSSISPEKAAFHKGIVGDVSKFVHKLSTEEQTQVVTLAGENRGATMEVDNLAKNEADEAEEGEPEQSSQVITDMDGNTEKDLTKDDAFGMAYVNSNIQSINNSVMVHGSIT; encoded by the coding sequence ATGACTCTTAAAAGGCAATCCTTTCGGCTAAGGATTCCGTGGCCGTTTGCGCCTATCGGCGGGCCGAGTACTGAACGGCCACGCCGTCCGAAAGGCAAAACAAAATCTACCAAAGATTCAGACACAGATGTACCAATTCAAAGAGCACCTTCACCACCACCTAAGCCTCCAATAATAGAGATTCCTGAAAAGCCAACAACTACTTCTGTGATGATTGAATCTTCAGTTCCTTCTCCATCAAAAGCTTCAACACCATATCACACTCCACAACCTTCTCCATCCAAAACTTCAACACCATTTCACactccatcaccatcaccattaCTCCAACATTCTATAGTGTCCTCTTCTCCCAAGACTCCACCAAAGCTTGCTACCCAAGAAACCACAAGGCCtgaacaagaagaggaaaacAAGGATGTCTCTGAGCCAAAGATAATGTCAATTGAGCCTCAAGACTCTCAGCAACAAGTCTCTAAAACCGAACCAGCTTCTAATCAACCTCCTACTTCTCAATTGCCTCCATTAGCAGAGCCAACCAGCGAGGCGTTAAAGCGCGACACTGAAGAAAGAACTCTGCCTGCATTGCCTGAttctgaagaggaagaagagaagattgTAGAGGCAGTGTCTGAGTTTGAGCCTGTGCCTCAAGAAACCGAAACAAAAGCAAAATCACCTTTGAAAACCATCCCCAATTCACCTCAGATGCCAACACAGCCTCCAGATTTCAAATCACAAACTTCTTTTAAGCCTTCATCTCCAGTTTCTAAAACCGAACCAACCTTTGATGAACCTCCACCTCCTCAATTACCTCCTTTAGCAGCGCGAACCAGCGAGGCGTTAATGCGCGATGCTGACGAAAGAACTCTGCCTGCATTGCCTAGTTCTCAAggggaaaaagagaaaattgttGAGGCTGTGTCTGAGCTTGAGCCTGTGCCTCAAGAATTTGAACCAGAAACCTCTTTTAAGTCTTCATCTCCAATTTCTAAAACTGAACCAACCTTTGATCAGCCAAGTATTCAAGAAAGCACTTTGCCTTCATTACTTGCCTCTCAAGAAACCGAATCAAAAGCTGTCTCTTTTCATCATGAACCAACCTCTGATCAATCCCTTTTGGCGTTGCCGAAAGAAGCTGAGCTTAAGATGAAGTCACCATTGAATACCATCCCAAAGTTGCCTGAGGAATCTTCTAGACATGAAATGGAACAAACAACATCGACAGAAAAGAAGTTTGATTTGCATGGTGCTGCTGAGAGTTCCAAGCCCTCTTTGAAACCACAAAGCAAGTTACTTGAGCCTcaagaaaaggagaaagaggTCCATGAACATGTTAAAGCAAGAAAATCCAAAGGCATATCCACTAGCCAACCAATTCTACATACCATAGCATCTAGTTCAGGAACAAAGAGCAATAAGGATCCATTCTCTGAGGTGTTTCGTCCGCGATGCAGAACACAACGAGTAGTAGAGAGAAACTTGATGTTTGCAACTTCCAAGTTTATGTCAAGCATCTCACCAGAAAAGGCTGCATTTCATAAAGGCATCGTAGGCGATGTTTCGAAGTTTGTTCACAAACTATCCACTGAGGAACAAACACAGGTTGTGACACTGGCTGGGGAGAACAGAGGAGCCACAATGGAAGTTGATAATTTGGCGAAGAATGAGGCCGATGAGGCCGAAGAGGGCGAGCCGGAACAGAGCTCCCAGGTAATCACAGACATGGATGGAAACACTGAGAAAGATTTaaccaaggatgatgcatttgGGATGGCTTATGTCAACAGCAACATTCAAAGTATCAACAATTCAGTGATGGTTCATGGTTCAATCACCTAA